Proteins from one Rhodoflexus caldus genomic window:
- a CDS encoding type II toxin-antitoxin system VapC family toxin: MIVFLDTSALVKLYSPETGTAEMDLLFSKNITRIYLSKISLLEFESAIRKKVRTGHLTQPEAEALSASFMFDLRHYQIVDIGNSIIENAWALLKKYGHQGLRTLDSIQLATAISLRQEVTVNKTFDTLLEQLFVSENLPIR; encoded by the coding sequence ATGATTGTATTTTTGGATACTTCAGCATTAGTCAAACTGTACAGTCCAGAAACAGGTACTGCTGAAATGGATTTGCTTTTTTCCAAAAATATTACCCGAATATATTTATCAAAAATAAGTTTGTTGGAATTTGAGTCTGCTATTCGCAAAAAAGTTCGCACGGGACATCTTACCCAACCCGAAGCCGAAGCATTATCAGCATCGTTTATGTTTGACTTGCGTCATTATCAAATAGTGGATATCGGTAATTCCATTATTGAGAATGCATGGGCTTTACTCAAAAAATACGGTCACCAAGGGCTGCGCACGCTTGATTCCATACAATTGGCAACCGCAATTAGCCTTCGTCAAGAAGTAACTGTCAATAAAACTTTTGACACGCTGCTTGAACAACTTTTTGTATCGGAAAACTTGCCCATTCGGTAA